The DNA sequence GTGGGCTGAGCCCCGGCTCGGGGTCTGCCCCGCCTTCTCCCGGGCCCGGCCGTCCGGTTCATCGGCCGGGGGAGTCCCTTTCCGCCTTCTCCAGGGCTTGGGGTCTCGTCGGTGACCGGCCGTGACCGGCCCTCTGGGGAGCGCCCCCCTTCTCGCGCGCGGGAGTTGAGCCCGAGCCCGCCTTCGAGGGGGCGGCCGTCCCCCGTCTCTCCCCACCTCCCACCCCGCCTGCCTGTACCTCGGGCCTCGAACCCGCGCCGGAGCGACAACCCCGGACGGCCCCGAGGGGCCGGAGCCAGCGCTCCCGCGCACGGGTCGCGTTCCCGGAGCCGGACCCCCGTACCGGCCCCCGATCCCCAGACCGCCGACGCCCAACGGCCGGGCCGCACGCGGTCTCCCGTCGCGCCGTGAGAGCACCCGGACGCCGGCTTCGGCGGCTTTCCCGCCGCCCCGGCACCGCGCCGCCGGCCTGACGGACGCGGCGGTCGGAGCCCCAATCCTCGGAGCCCCGACCCTCGGAGCCCCAACCAGCGAGGCCGCGCCCCGAGCGTCCGCCAGCCCCCGGTTCACACCGGGTCCGGGGCCCGGTCCCGTATCTCCGCCTCCTCCGCCCCCGCCGGCTCCCGGAAGCCGAACAGCGGTATCCCGTGCCGGTCGCGGAACCGCCGGCTGCGGCGGATGCTGAGGACCGCCACCGCGCCCACGACGGCCAGTGACTGGACGCGGCCCAGCAGCGGTACCGCGTCGACGGGCAGGAGCAGCGCCTCCGTCGTGCTCAGCAGCGCGTCGAGCAGTTCCGCGGCGGCCCACAGCAGGGTGAGCGACCGCATGGCCTGCCGGAAGGCGGGGCACTCGGCCCAGTACCGCTCCGCCCGCTCGGCCGCCGCGCCCGAGCGGAACTGGTGGCCGAACTGGAAGGCGAACGGCCGGGCGGTCCACAGCGTCGCTCCCATGCCCAGCCCGAGAGCCGCCGGGAGCGCCGCGTCCTTCAGCAGCAGCACCCGGGGATCCCCGCTGACCAGCGAGGTCGCCGCGGATATGACCAGCAGGCCGATCACCAGCAGGTCGACGTACCCGACCCGGCGGTCCCTGACGGCCGCCGTAACGGAGTGCGCGACCGGCGGGAGGCTGCTGAGCAGCAGCGCCTGCCACGCGGGGGCTCCCTGGGCGCGGAGCACGTAGTACAGCACCAGCGGGAGGACGATGACGACGATCGGTGTGGTGAGCAGGGCGCGCCTGGCGCGCGGGACGTGCGGTCGCATGGGGCGACCCCCTTGCCTTGACGGTTTCCCGGGAGCGGTGAAACCCCGCCGCGTGGACGGGAGTTCTGTCCCTCACGACGCTAGGCGCGGGCCGGGTGGAGACGGATCGGAGCACGGGTCGATTCCTCCGGGACGCCTCTCCACCCGTCGTCCACCCCTGGGTGGAGAGGCCGCCCGAGGAGCGCGGGGGAGGCCGCCCGAGCAGCTCAGGGGAGGGCGCCCGGAGAGCCCGGGGGAGTGGCCGTCGGCCGACGCCCGGGCGGGTACTGTGACCCGGCGTGACGGATTCTCTCTGGATCTTCGTGTGGACGGTGGCCGCCCTGGTCCTCGTCGGCATCTACCTCAGCTGGACCGCCGGCCGCCTGGACCGCCTGCACAGCCGCATCGACGCGGCGCGCGCCGCCCTGGACGCCCAACTGCTGCGCCGCGCCTCGGTCGCCCAGGAGCTCGCCACCGCCGGGGTCCTCGACCCGGCCGCGTCGATTGTCCTCTACCAGGCCGCGCACGCGGCCCGGCAGGCGGAGGAGGAGCAGCGGGAGGTCGCCGAGAGCGAGCTGAGCCAGGCGCTGCGCGCGGTCTTCGCCGAGACCGCGCAGACGACGGCCGTCCGCGAGGCGCCGGGCGGGGAGGAGTCCCTGGTGGAGCTCGACCAGGCGGTCCGCAGGGTGCCGATGGCCCGCCGCTTCCACAACGACGCGGTCCGCGCCGCCCGGGCCGTGCGCCGGCACCGGGTGGTGCGCTGGTTCCGGCTGGCCGGTCACGCCCCCTTCCCGCTCGCCTTCGAGATGGACGACGAGCCCCCCGCGGCCCTCGTCGACCGGCCGGGCGGCTGACGGCCGCCGGCGCGCGCGCCCCGGCCCCGTGCCCCGCCGGAAGGCTGAGCCGGGCGGGCCACCTCCCGCCCCGCACAGGCCACCCACCCGAAATTGGCCCTTTCACCCCACGGCCCGGACGGCTTTGATGACGCTGCAGGATCAACGCCCCGGATAGTGAGGTCGCATCGTGTCCACCACCAGCACGTCCCCCAACCCCGAGACCGGCACCGCGCGCGTCAAGCGCGGCATGGCCGAGCAGCTCAAGGGCGGCGTGATCATGGACGTCGTCAACGCCGAGCAGGCGAAGATCGCCGAAGACGCGGGCGCGGTGGCGGTCATGGCCCTGGAGCGGGTCCCGGCCGACATCCGCAAGGACGGCGGCGTGGCCCGGATGTCCGACCCGAACATGATCGAAGAGATCATCGGCGCCGTCTCCATCCCCGTGATGGCCAAGTCCCGCATCGGCCACTTCGTCGAGGCCCAGGTCCTCCAGTCGCTCGGTGTCGACTACATCGACGAGTCCGAGGTCCTGACCCCCGCCGACGAGGTCAACCACAGCGACAAGTGGGCGTTCACCACCCCGTTCGTCTGCGGTGCCACCAACCTGGGCGAGGCCCTGCGCCGCATCGCCGAGGGCGCGGCCATGATCCGCTCCAAGGGCGAGGCCGGCACCGGCAACGTCGTCGAGGCCGTCCGCCACCTGCGCCAGATCAAGAACGAGATCGGCAAGCTGCGCGCCCTCGACAACAACGAGCTCTTCGCCGCCGCCAAGGAGCTGCGCGCCCCGTACGAGCTGGTCAAGGAGGTCGCCGAGCTCGGCAAGCTGCCGGTCGTGCTGTTCTCCGCCGGTGGCGTCGCCACTCCGGCCGACGCCGCGCTGATGCGCCAGCTCGGCGCCGAGGGCGTCTTCGTCGGCTCCGGCATCTTCAAGTCCGGCGACCCGGCCAAGCGCGCCGCGGCCATCGTGAAGGCCACCACCTTCTACGACGACCCGAAGGTCATCGCGGACGCCTCCCGCAACCTGGGCGAGGCCATGGTCGGCATCAACTGCGACACCCTCCCCGAGGCCGAGCGGTACGCCAACCGCGGCTGGTAGTCCCCCGCAGTCCCCGGTGGGCGGCCCGCAGCACAGGCGCGGGCCGCCCACCGGCCCGTACGACCGAGAGGCAGGACGATCGTGTCCACCCCCACCATCGGTGTCCTCGCCCTCCAGGGCGACGTCCGCGAGCACCTTGTGGCCCTGGCGGCCGCCGACGCGACGGCCCGTCCGGTCCGCCGTCCCGAGGAGCTCGCCGAGGTCGACGGCCTGGTGATACCCGGCGGCGAGTCCACCACCATGTCCAAGCTGGCCGTGGTCTTCGGCATGCTGGAACCGCTCCGCGAGCGGGTGCGGGCCGGGATGCCGGTCTACGGCACCTGCGCCGGCATGATCATGCTCGCCGACAAGATCCTGGACGGCCGCGAGGACCAGGAGACTCTGGGCGGCATCGACATGATCGTGCGCCGCAACGCCTTCGGCCGCCAGAACGAGTCGTTCGAGGCGTCGGTCGAGATGGCCGGTGTGCCGGGCGGCCCGGTCGAGGGCGTCTTCATCCGGGCCCCCTGGGTCGAGTCCACCGGGGCGCCCGTCGAGGTCCTGGCCGTGCACGACGGCCACACGGTGGCCGTGCGGCAGGGGAACGTGCTGGCCACGTCCTTCCACCCGGAGCTGACCGGAGACCACCGGGTGCACGGGCTGTTCGTGGACATGGTCCGCGCCTCGCGCGGCTGAGATCCCGGTAGGATCTCTGTCGTTCGTTCAGTATGGGTTACGCGAAGGAGACAGGCGGATGTCCGGCCACTCTAAATGGGCTACGACGAAGCACAAGAAGGCCGTGATCGATGCCAAGCGCGGCAAGCTCTTCGCGAAGCTGATCAAGAACATCGAGGTCGCGGCCCGGATGGGCGGCGCCGACATCGACGGCAACCCGACGCTCTACGACGCCATCCAGAAGGCGAAGAAGCAGTCGGTTCCGAACAAGAACATCGACTCCGCGGTCAAGCGCGGTGCCGGCCTGGAGGCCGGTGGCGCCGACTACGAGACGATCATGTACGAGGGCTACGGCCCCAACGGCGTGGCCGTCCTCATCGAGTGCCTCACCGACAACCGCAACCGCGCCGCCGGTGACGTCCGCGTCGCCATGACCCGCAACGGCGGCTCGATGGCCGACCCGGGCTCGGTGTCCTACCTGTTCAACCGCAAGGGCGTCGTCATCGTCCCCAAGGGTGAGCTGACCGAGGACGACGTCCTCGGCGCGGTCCTGGACGCCGGTGCCGAGGAGGTCAACGACCTCGGCGAGAGCTTCGAGGTCCTCAGCGAGGCCACCGACCTGGTCGCGGTCCGCACCGCGCTCCAGGAGGCGGGCATCGACTACGACTCGGCCGAGGCCAACTTCGTCCCCACTATGCAGGTGCAGCTGGACGAGGAGGGCGCGCGCAAGATCTTCAAGCTGATCGACGCCCTGGAGGACAGCGACGACGTGCAGAACGTCTTCGCCAACTTCGACGTCTCCGACGACGTCATGGCGAAGGTCGACGCCTGATCCCAGTGGATGCCTGGTCGCTGTGGACGTCTGGTCCCTGCGGACGCTTGATCCCTGCGGACGATTGATCTCTGTGGGCGCCTCGTCCTCAGCAGGCGCGTGATCTTCAACGGGCGCCCGGTGCACGACAGTCGAGCGGCCGCCGACGGGCCGACGGGACACCTCCCGTCGGCCCGTCGCGCTGTCGGTCCGGGGCGTTGTCAGTGCCGCCCGGTAGCCTGCCGGAACAGTTGACCGAAGGAGGGGCGCGGTGCGCGTGCTGGGGGTGGACCCGGGGCTGACGCGGTGTGGCGTCGGCGTCGTGGAGGGCACGGCGGGACGCCCGCTGCGCATGCTGGGCGTCGGCGTCGTCCGGACGCCCGCCGAGGCGGACACCGCCGAGCGGCTGGTGCTCGTGGAGCGTGGCATAGAGGAGTGGCTGGACGAGCACCGGCCCGAGTACGTCGCCGTCGAGCGGGTGTTCAGCCAGCACAATGTGCGCACGGTCATGGGCACCGCCCAGGCCAGCGCCGTCGCCATGCTGTGCGCCGCCCGCCGCGGGCTGCCCGTCGCCCTGCACACCCCCAGCGAGGTCAAGGCGGCCGTCACCGGCTCGGGACGGGCCGACAAGGCGCAGGTCGGCTCCATGGTCACCCGGCTGCTCCGGCTCGACGCGCCCCCCAGGCCGGCCGACGCCGCCGACGCCCTAGCCCTGGCCATCTGCCACATCTGGCGGGCCCCGGCCACGGGCCGCCTCCAGCAGGCGGTCGCCGCCCACCGCCGCACCACCGCTCCCGTACGCCTCCCGAAGGGCACCCGATGATCGCCTTCGTCTCCGGCCCCGTCGCCGCCCTCGCCCCGGACACCGCCGTCGTCGAGGTCGGCGGCGTCGGCATGGCCGTCCAGTGCACGCCCACCACGCTCTCCACGCTGCGCGTGGGGGAGCCGGCGCGGCTGGCCACCTCCCTCGTCGTCCGCGAGGACTCCCTGACCCTCTACGGCTTCGCCGACGACGACGAGCGCCAGACCTTCGAGCTGCTGCAGACCGCCAGTGGCGTCGGCCCGCGGCTCGCCCAGGCCATGCTGGCCGTGCACTCCCCGGACGCGCTGCGGCGCGCGTTCGCCGCGGGTGACGAGAAGGCGCTCACCGCCGTGCCGGGCATCGGCAAGAAGGGGGCGCAGAAGCTGCTGCTGGAGCTCAAGGACCGACTGGGGGCGCCGGTCGGGTCCGCGCCGGCCGCCGCGGCCGTCTCCTCGGCTCCCGCCGGCTGGCGCGAGCAGTTGCACGCCGCGCTCGTCGGGCTCGGGTACGCGCCGCGCGACGCGGAGGAAGCCGTTGAGGCCGTGGCGCCGCAGGCGGCGGCCGCGGGGGGTTCGCCGCAGGTCGGTTCGTTGTTGCGAGCTGCTTTGCAGACGCTGAACCGGGCTCGGTGAGCGGTGGGTTCCGCCCCGGCCCCGCCCTTTCTCCCCCAGCTACCGCTGGGAGGTGCCCCCAGTTTCCCGAGGGGCTTCGCCCCCCGGACCCCCCGGACCCCCCGCACCGCGCTCCGCGCGCTGTCCTCACACGCCGGACGGGCTGAAAACGCCCCCGACCGCTAGGTTTCCACCGTGGACTTCGTACCCCCCGCCGGCGAGCGGCTCGTCGGGGCCGTCGCCGATCATGACGACCAGGCCGTCGAAGCCGCCCTGCGGCCCAAGGACCTGGAGGAGTTCATCGGCCAGGAGCGGGTGCGCGAGCAGCTCGACCTGGTCCTGAAGGCGGCCCGGCAGCGCGGTGCCACCGCCGACCACGTCCTGCTCTCCGGCGCCCCCGGGCTGGGCAAGACCACCCTCTCGATGATCATCGCCGCCGAGATGGGCGCCCCCATCCGCATCACCTCCGGCCCCGCCATCCAGCACGCGGGCGACCTCGCCGCGATCCTCTCGTCGCTCACCGAGGGCGAGGTCCTCTTCCTCGACGAGATCCACCGGATGTCCCGGCCCGCCGAGGAGATGCTGTACATGGCGATGGAGGACTTCCGCGTCGACGTCATCGTCGGCAAGGGCCCCGGCGCCACAGCCATCCCCCTGGAGCTGCCGCCCTTCACCCTGGTCGGCGCCACCACCCGCGCCGGCCTGCTGCCGCCCCCGCTGCGCGACCGCTTCGGCTTCACCGGGCACATGGAGTTCTACGCCCCCGCCGAGCTGGAGCGCGTCGTCCGGCGGTCCGCCGGGCTGCTCGACGTGACCGTGGAGGACGGCGGGGCGGCCGAGATCGCCGGGCGTTCGCGCGGCACGCCCCGGATCGCCAACCGGCTGCTGCGCCGGGTCCGCGACTACGCGCAGGTGAAGGCCGACGGCCTGATCACCCGGGAGATCGCGGCGCAGGCCCTGGAGGTGTACGAGGTGGACGGCCGCGGTCTGGACCGGCTGGACCGGGCCGTGCTCACCGCGCTCCTCAAACTGTTCGGCGGCGGCCCGGTCGGCCTGTCCACGCTGGCCGTGGCCGTCGGCGAGGAGCGCGAGACCGTCGAGGAGGTCGCCGAGCCCTTCCTCGTCCGGGAGGGACTGCTGGCCCGCACCCCCAGGGGCCGGATCGCCACGCCCGCCGCCTGGGAGCACCTGGGGATGGTGCCGCCGCAGGTCGCCGGGGGTGCGGGCGGGGCCGGACAGGGCGGGCCCGGACAGCGTTCCCTGTTCACGGAGTGACGGCGCGGGGGCTGGTCCGGCCAGGAACCGGGGTGCCATGCTGGGCGTTGTTCCATTGGTGCGGACTCGCTTAGACTCCGCCGATGCCGTCCGTATGGCGCGGCATACCACCCCCGTAGACCAGGCCGCATCCCCAAGCGGTCGTGTGAAGGAAATCCCGTCCCGTGAATATCGTGACTCTCCTGCCGTTCATCGTGCTCATCGGGGCCATGTTCCTGATGACCCGGTCGGCCAAGAACAAGCAGCGCCAGGCTGCGCAGATGCGCGACCACATGCAGCCGGGCACCGGTGTGCGGACGATCGGCGGCATGTACGCCACCGTCAAGGAGGTCAGCGAGGACTCGGTCCTCCTGGAGGTCGCCCCGGGCGTTCACGCGATCTACGCGAAGAACGCCATCGGTGCCGTCCTGCCGGACGACGAGTACAACCGCATCATCCACGGCATCGAGGGGTCCGACGACGACGCCCCGGTCGTCCCGGACGACCTTTCCTCGCTGACCGAGGGCGACGAGGCGGCCGAGAAGGCCGGCGAGAAGAAGATCGACCTCGGCAAGGACACCGCCGGCGACGCCCCCGCGAAGGCCGACGCCGCCGCGGAGGACAAGGCCGTGACGGCGGAGAAGCCCGCGGACGCCACCAAGGCGGAGCCCAAGGCCGAGCCGAAGGACGGCAAGCGGGACGGCGGCTCCGACGCGAAGTAGCCCCACCCCGAACCGCGACGCACCCACCGCTCGGTGCGTCGCGGTTCGCTGACGGTCTAGGCTCCGGCGGGGGGCAGGTCCCCACAAACTTCGTGGCCGCCCGGCGAACACCCGACGCCGGGCGGTTGGACAGGGAGAAACGACAAGGTGGCAGCACCGAAGAAGGGCCGCAGGTCCCCGGGCGGCCAGGGCAGGCCGGGCAGAGTCCTGGCCTTCATCCTGATCGCCATGGTGGCGCTCGTCGGGGGAATGTTCGCCTCCGGGCAGACCACCCCCCGCCTGGGCATCGACCTGGCGGGCGGCACGAGCTTCACACTCGAGGCGAAGAACCAGCCGGGCCAGCCCAACGCGATCACCACGACCAACATGAACACGGCCGCGGGCATCATCGAGCGGCGTGTCAACGGTCTCGGCGTGACCGAGTCCGAGGTCCAGACGCAGGGCAAGAATCACATCATCGTGAACATCCCCAAGGGGACGAACGCGAAGCAGGCCCGTGAGCAGGTCGGCACCACCGCCCAGCTCGCCTTCCGTCCGGTGCTGTACGCCGCGCCCGCCGGGAAGCTGCCCGAGCCCACGCCGAGCGCGTCGGCCGGCGCCGGCAAGGACAAGGACAAGGACAAGGACAAGGGCGACAAGAGCAAGGCCCCCAAGGACACGGCGAAGGACGCCGAGAAGGACAAGAAGGGCAAGCCCTCCGGCACGCCCACCGCGTCCGCGCCCGGCTCGTCCGCCACTCCGTCCTCGTCCCACAGCCAGGGCCGGGCCGTCACGGAGGCCCTGAAGGCCCCGCAGGCGCCCAAGCCGCCCACGCCGTCCCCCAAGCCCTCGGGCGGCCCCTCCAACGACCTGCAGAAGCAGTTCGCCGCCCTGGACTGCTCCACCAAGGAAGCCCGCTCCCAGGCCGCGCAGAAGGCCAGCGAGAAGGGTCAGCCCGGGGACGACATCGTCGTCTGCGACAAGGACGGCCAGGAGAAGCTGCTCCTCGGCCCCGTCGCGGTCCAGGGCGTGGACGTCACCGACGCCAAGGCCGCCCTCGACACCCAGCGGGCCACCGGCTGGCAGGTCCAACTGAAGTTCAACGGCAGCGGCTCCAAGAAGTTCGCCGACATCACCGGCAAGCTCGCCGCCAAGCCCGACCCGCAGAACCGGTTCGCGATCGTCCTGGACGGCCAGGCCGTCTCCGCCCCCCGGGTCAACGGCCCGATCCCCGGCGGCAGCGCCGAGATCAGCGGCAACTTCGACCAGTCCAGCGCCGACGACCTCGCCAACATCCTGTCGTACGGCGCCCTGCCGCTGTCCTTCAAGATCGCTACGGAGACCACCGTCTCCGCCGCGCTCGGTGGCGAGCAGCTTCGCGCCGGCCTGATCGCCGGTGCCATCGGCCTCGCGCTCGTCGTCATCTACCTCGTGGTCTACTACCGCGGTCTCGCGCTCGTCGCGCTCGCCAGCCTCGCGGTCTCGGCGGTCCTGACCTACACGATCATGGTGTTGCTCGGCAAGGCCATCGGGTTCGCCCTGAACCTCCCGGCCGTCTGCGGTGCCATCGTGGCCATCGGTATCACCGCCGACTCGTTCATCGTCTACTTCGAACGGGTCCGGGACGAGATCCGCGAGGGCCGCAGCCTGCGTCCCGCCGTGGAGCGCGGCTGGCCGCGCGCCCGCCGGACGATCCTGGTCTCCGACTTCGTGTCCTTCCTCGCCGCCGCGGTGCTCTTCATCGTCACGGTCGGCAAGGTCCAGGGCTTCGCGTTCACCCTCGGTCTGACCACGCTGCTCGACGTCGTCGTGGTCTTCCTCTTCACCAAGCCGTTGATGACGCTCCTCGCCCGCCGCAAGTTCTTCGCGAGCGGTCACCCGTGGTCCGGCCTCGACCCCAAGCGGCTCGGTGCCAAGCCGCCGCTGCGGGCCTCCCGCCGTCGTCCCTCCGCCCCTGTCGACCCGAAGGAGGCGTGAGATGTCACGACTCGGCACCCTCGGCGCCCGGCTCTACCGAGGCGAGGTCGGCTACGACTTCGTCGCCAAGCGGAAGATCTGGTACGGCATCTCGATCCTCATCACCATCACGGCCATCGTCGGCCTGGCGGTGCGCGGCCTGAACATGGGCATCGAGTTCTCCGGCGGCGCGACCTTCAACACCACCAAGACCTCGGTCTCGACGGACGCGGCCAAGCAGGTCGCCGAGGAGGCCTCCGGCCACACGGCGATCGTCCAGAAGACCGGTGACGGCAAGCTGCGCATCCAGGTCAGCGAGCTGACCCCGGAGAAGTCCCAGGCGACGCAGCTCGCCCTGGCCAAGAAGCTCGACGTCTCCACCAACGACATCAACACCGACATCGTCGGCCCCAGCTGGGGTGAGGAGATCGCCGACAAGGCCTGGACCGGCCTCGGCGTCTTCATGGTCCTGGTGGTGATCTACCTCGCCATCGCCTTCGAGTGGCGCATGGCGCTGGCCGCCCTCGTCGCCCTCATCCACGACCTCACCATCACCGTGGGCATCTACGCCCTCGTGGGCTTCGAGGTCACCCCGGGTACGGTCATCGGTCTGCTGACCATCCTCGGTTACTCGCTCTACGACACCGTCGTCGTCTTCGACGGCCTGAAGGAGAGCGCGAAGGACATCACCAAGCAGACCCGCTGGACGTACAGCGAGATCGCCAACCGCAGCCTCAACGGCACCCTGGTGCGCTCCATCAACACCACGGTCGTCGCCCTGCTGCCGGTCGCCGGTCTGCTGTTCATCGGCGGCGGCTTCCTGGGCGCGGGCATGCTGAACGACATCTCGCTCGCCCTGTTCGTCGGCCTCGCGGCCGGTGCCTACTCGTCGATCTTCATCGCCACCCCGCTGGTCGCCGACCTCAAGGAACGCGACCCGCAGATGAAGGCCCTCACCCGGCGCGTCCACGCCAAGCGCGCCGCGCAGGCCGCCAAGGCGGACTCGGCGCAGGACGAGGGCGGGGCCCAGGACGCCGACGAGGCCGAGGACGAGCCGCAGGACGCCTCCCCGGCCGGTGTGGTCGGGCAGCGCCGGCAGCCGGTGAGCCGCAACCGCGGCGGACGCGGGGGGAAGCGCCGATGACCGCCTGGAGCGCCGAAGGCGCCGACGAGGGCCTGCGCGAGCTGCTGCTCTCCCGCATCCACGACGTGCCGGACTACCCGAAGCCGGGCGTGGTGTTCAAGGACATCACGCCGCTGCTCGCCGACCCGGAGGCATTCACCGCCCTCACCGAGGCGTTCGCCGAGCTGTGCGCCCGCTACCGGGCCGACAAGGTCGTCGGCCTGGAGGCCCGCGGCTTCATCCTGGCGGCCCCCGTGGCCGTCCGGGCCGGGGTCGGCTTCGTGCCCGTCCGCAAGGCCGGCAAGCTGCCCGGCGCGACCCTGTCGCAGGCGTACGAGCTGGAGTACGGCACGGCGGAGATCGAGATACACGCCGAGGCGTTCGCCCCCGGCGACCGGGTCCTGGTCATCGACGACGTCCTGGCCACGGGCGGCACCGCCGAGGCGTCGCTCCAGCTCATCCGCCGGGCCGGCGCCGAGCCCGTGGGCGTCGCCGTCCTGATGGAGCTGGGCTTCCTCCCCGGCCGCGAGCGGCTGGAGAAGGTGCTCGGCGACGCGCCGGTGGACGCGCTGATCCGCGTCTGAGCCGTATCGCACGCATGGAACGGGCCCCGGGGAGAACCCCGGGGCCCGTTCCATGCGTCCTCGCCCCGGCGGGCGGGAGGCGGCTCCCCGGCCCGGATCGATACCATGGCAGTCCGGACCTGTTCGGGGGCCGGACCCCGCATGAGGAGTGCTCTTGCCAGACAAGGCCCAGCCGCTCTCCCCCAGACTCCGTCCGGGGGCATCCCCAGCGGCATCGCCCGACCAGCCCGCACCGGACGCCGCGGCTGCCGCGGGCACGCCCGAGCCCACGGGCCGCCCGCAGGGCGCGGGTGCGTCCGAGCCCGGAAAGCGGGGCCGCCCGCAGGCCGCCCCGGGAGGCGACCTGGTCAAGGAGAGCGCCGGCCCGCGCCCCACGCCGCCGCCGAGCGCCCGCTCCGGCTCCTCCAGCCGCGTCCGGGCCCGCCTCGCCCGGCTGGGCGTACAGCGGCAGAGCCCGTACAACCCGGTGCTGGAGCCGCTGCTGCGCATCGTCCGCGGGAACGACCCCAAGGCGGACGCGTCCACGCTGCGCCAGATCGAGCGCGCCTACCAGGTCGCCGAGCGCTGGCACCGTGGGCAGAAGCGCAAGAGCGGCGACCCGTACATCACCCACCCGCTCGCCGTGACGACCATCCTGGCCGAGCTGGGCATGGACCCGGCGACGCTGATGGCCGGGCTGCTGCACGACACCGTCGAGGACACCGAGTACGGCCTCGACGACCTCCGCCGCGACTTCGGCGACCAGGTCGCCCTGCTCGTCGACGGCGTCACCAAGCTGGACCGGGTGCAGTTCGGCGAGGCCGCCCAGGCCGAGACCGTGCGCAAGATGGTCGTCGCCATGGCCAAGGACCCCCGGGTCCTGGTGATCAAGCTCGCCGACCGGCTGCACAACATGCGCACCATGCGCTACCTCAAGCGGGAGAAGCAGGAGAAGAAGGCCCGCGAGACGCTGGAGATCTACGCCCCGCTGGCGCACCGGCTGGGCATGAACACCATCAAGTGGGAGCTGGAGGACCTCGCCTTCGCGATCCTCTACCCCAAGATGTACGACGAGATCGTCCGGCTCGTCGCCGAGCGCGCCCCCAAGCGGGACGAGTACCTGGCGATCGTCACCGACGAGGTCCAGGCCGACCTGCGCGCCGCCCGCATCAAGGCCACGGTCACCGGCCGGCCGAAGCACTACTACAGCGTCTACCAGAAGATGATCGTGCGGGGCCGCGACTTCGCCGAGATCTACGACCTGGTGGGCATCCGCGTCCTCGTCGACACCGTCCGCGACTGCTACGCGGCGCTCGGCACCGTCCACGCCCGGTGGAACCCGGTGCCCGGACGGTTCAAGGACTACATCGCGATGCCCAAGTTCAACATGTACCAGTCGCTGCACACGACGGTCATAGGGCCCAGCGGCAAGCCGGTCGAGCTCCAGATCCGGACGTTCGACATGCACCGCCGCGCCGAGTACGGCATCGCCGCGCACTGGAAGTACAAGCAGGAGGCCGTCGCCGGCGCGTCCAAGATCCGTACGGACGTGCCGAAGGACGCCGGCAAGAACCAGGACACCGTCAACGACATGGCCTGGCTGCGGCAGTTGCTCGACTGGCAGAAGGAGACGGAGGACCCGGGCGAGTTCCTGGAGTCGCTGCGCTTCGACCTGTCGCGCAACGAGGTCTTCGTCTTCACGCCCAAGGGCGACGTCATAGCGCTGCCCGCCGGGGCCACGCCGGTCGACTTCGCCTACGCCGTGCACACCGAGGTCGGCCACCGCACCATAGGGGCCCGGGTCAACGGGCGGCTGGTGCCGCTCGAATCGACCCTGGACAACGGCGATCTGGTCGAGGTCTTCACCTCCAAGGCGCCTGGCGCCGGCCCCTCCCGCGACTGGCTGGGCTTCGT is a window from the Streptomyces mobaraensis genome containing:
- the ruvA gene encoding Holliday junction branch migration protein RuvA — translated: MIAFVSGPVAALAPDTAVVEVGGVGMAVQCTPTTLSTLRVGEPARLATSLVVREDSLTLYGFADDDERQTFELLQTASGVGPRLAQAMLAVHSPDALRRAFAAGDEKALTAVPGIGKKGAQKLLLELKDRLGAPVGSAPAAAAVSSAPAGWREQLHAALVGLGYAPRDAEEAVEAVAPQAAAAGGSPQVGSLLRAALQTLNRAR
- the ruvC gene encoding crossover junction endodeoxyribonuclease RuvC, which produces MRVLGVDPGLTRCGVGVVEGTAGRPLRMLGVGVVRTPAEADTAERLVLVERGIEEWLDEHRPEYVAVERVFSQHNVRTVMGTAQASAVAMLCAARRGLPVALHTPSEVKAAVTGSGRADKAQVGSMVTRLLRLDAPPRPADAADALALAICHIWRAPATGRLQQAVAAHRRTTAPVRLPKGTR
- the pdxT gene encoding pyridoxal 5'-phosphate synthase glutaminase subunit PdxT, which encodes MSTPTIGVLALQGDVREHLVALAAADATARPVRRPEELAEVDGLVIPGGESTTMSKLAVVFGMLEPLRERVRAGMPVYGTCAGMIMLADKILDGREDQETLGGIDMIVRRNAFGRQNESFEASVEMAGVPGGPVEGVFIRAPWVESTGAPVEVLAVHDGHTVAVRQGNVLATSFHPELTGDHRVHGLFVDMVRASRG
- a CDS encoding YebC/PmpR family DNA-binding transcriptional regulator — encoded protein: MSGHSKWATTKHKKAVIDAKRGKLFAKLIKNIEVAARMGGADIDGNPTLYDAIQKAKKQSVPNKNIDSAVKRGAGLEAGGADYETIMYEGYGPNGVAVLIECLTDNRNRAAGDVRVAMTRNGGSMADPGSVSYLFNRKGVVIVPKGELTEDDVLGAVLDAGAEEVNDLGESFEVLSEATDLVAVRTALQEAGIDYDSAEANFVPTMQVQLDEEGARKIFKLIDALEDSDDVQNVFANFDVSDDVMAKVDA
- a CDS encoding LemA family protein, yielding MTDSLWIFVWTVAALVLVGIYLSWTAGRLDRLHSRIDAARAALDAQLLRRASVAQELATAGVLDPAASIVLYQAAHAARQAEEEQREVAESELSQALRAVFAETAQTTAVREAPGGEESLVELDQAVRRVPMARRFHNDAVRAARAVRRHRVVRWFRLAGHAPFPLAFEMDDEPPAALVDRPGG
- a CDS encoding VC0807 family protein — protein: MRPHVPRARRALLTTPIVVIVLPLVLYYVLRAQGAPAWQALLLSSLPPVAHSVTAAVRDRRVGYVDLLVIGLLVISAATSLVSGDPRVLLLKDAALPAALGLGMGATLWTARPFAFQFGHQFRSGAAAERAERYWAECPAFRQAMRSLTLLWAAAELLDALLSTTEALLLPVDAVPLLGRVQSLAVVGAVAVLSIRRSRRFRDRHGIPLFGFREPAGAEEAEIRDRAPDPV
- the pdxS gene encoding pyridoxal 5'-phosphate synthase lyase subunit PdxS, encoding MSTTSTSPNPETGTARVKRGMAEQLKGGVIMDVVNAEQAKIAEDAGAVAVMALERVPADIRKDGGVARMSDPNMIEEIIGAVSIPVMAKSRIGHFVEAQVLQSLGVDYIDESEVLTPADEVNHSDKWAFTTPFVCGATNLGEALRRIAEGAAMIRSKGEAGTGNVVEAVRHLRQIKNEIGKLRALDNNELFAAAKELRAPYELVKEVAELGKLPVVLFSAGGVATPADAALMRQLGAEGVFVGSGIFKSGDPAKRAAAIVKATTFYDDPKVIADASRNLGEAMVGINCDTLPEAERYANRGW
- the ruvB gene encoding Holliday junction branch migration DNA helicase RuvB: MDFVPPAGERLVGAVADHDDQAVEAALRPKDLEEFIGQERVREQLDLVLKAARQRGATADHVLLSGAPGLGKTTLSMIIAAEMGAPIRITSGPAIQHAGDLAAILSSLTEGEVLFLDEIHRMSRPAEEMLYMAMEDFRVDVIVGKGPGATAIPLELPPFTLVGATTRAGLLPPPLRDRFGFTGHMEFYAPAELERVVRRSAGLLDVTVEDGGAAEIAGRSRGTPRIANRLLRRVRDYAQVKADGLITREIAAQALEVYEVDGRGLDRLDRAVLTALLKLFGGGPVGLSTLAVAVGEERETVEEVAEPFLVREGLLARTPRGRIATPAAWEHLGMVPPQVAGGAGGAGQGGPGQRSLFTE